The following are from one region of the Variovorax sp. V213 genome:
- a CDS encoding porin → MKKSLTALAALAVTGLASAQSSVTLFGVVDAGVTYQSATSRDATTGLSSKQSKWSLANSGYNSSRIGFRGTEDLGGGLAASFWLEAPITNDDGATGVSTFNRRSTVSLSGGFGEVRLGRDYTATFWNDTVFDPFGTNGSGSSVINTVSGSTGLNNANYVRASNMVGYFLPPNLGGFYGQVQYSLNENTKTSATDLTAASSSSAGRYVGGRLGYANGPFDVALSMGENVAVDTTSLTRKVQTVNLGASYDFGPVKLFGELSNVKNKFELAVGDSHDSYNGYLIGASMPVGAGLIRASYSMVRYNEGAVGITGEDPRAQKLALGYVHNLSKRTALYATIARVNNRNDAAYTGSLRAASTTGYGSAGVSYTGLPRSSTGYDFGIRHAF, encoded by the coding sequence ATGAAGAAATCCCTCACGGCACTCGCCGCGCTGGCCGTCACCGGCCTGGCCTCTGCCCAATCGTCCGTCACGTTGTTCGGCGTCGTCGATGCCGGCGTGACCTACCAGTCGGCCACCTCGCGCGACGCGACCACGGGCCTTAGCTCCAAGCAAAGCAAGTGGAGCCTCGCCAACTCGGGGTACAACTCCAGCCGCATCGGCTTCCGTGGCACCGAAGACCTCGGCGGCGGGCTTGCAGCGAGCTTCTGGCTCGAAGCGCCGATCACCAACGACGACGGCGCCACCGGCGTTTCGACCTTCAACCGCCGTTCCACCGTGAGCCTCTCGGGCGGCTTCGGTGAGGTGCGGCTGGGCCGCGACTACACCGCCACGTTCTGGAACGACACCGTCTTCGATCCGTTCGGCACCAACGGCTCGGGCTCCAGCGTGATCAACACCGTGAGCGGAAGCACCGGCCTGAACAACGCGAACTATGTGCGCGCCAGCAACATGGTCGGCTACTTCCTGCCACCGAACCTCGGCGGCTTCTACGGGCAGGTGCAATACAGCCTGAACGAGAACACCAAGACCAGCGCCACGGACCTCACCGCCGCATCCAGCAGCAGCGCAGGCCGTTACGTCGGCGGCCGTCTGGGCTATGCGAACGGGCCGTTCGATGTCGCGCTGTCGATGGGTGAGAACGTCGCCGTGGACACCACCTCCCTGACCCGCAAGGTGCAGACCGTCAACCTCGGCGCGTCGTACGACTTCGGTCCCGTCAAGCTGTTCGGAGAACTCTCGAACGTGAAGAACAAGTTCGAGCTGGCCGTCGGCGACAGCCACGACAGCTACAACGGCTACCTGATCGGCGCGAGCATGCCGGTGGGCGCTGGCCTCATCCGCGCGTCGTACTCTATGGTTCGCTACAACGAAGGCGCCGTCGGCATCACCGGCGAAGATCCGCGCGCACAGAAGCTGGCGCTCGGCTACGTGCACAACCTCTCGAAGCGCACGGCCCTGTACGCCACGATTGCGCGCGTGAACAACCGCAACGACGCGGCCTACACCGGCAGCCTGCGTGCCGCGAGCACCACGGGCTACGGCAGCGCCGGTGTCAGCTACACGGGCCTGCCGCGTTCGTCCACCGGCTACGACTTCGGCATCCGCCACGCGTTCTGA
- a CDS encoding ATP-binding protein, producing the protein MYSTNLGLGIALAVGLGLAAVLAFIVSLFISNVKAGRLAREMAEEAKREARQKMSESSVQDLRPLIASLRDFEEGTASREGSSDRPIRFDIRVPHEVVPVFGIEAELEELLSKVARYAANVMSPGATLQVSARVESGQAVVHWRDLDAADASPPLARFLEATQAAAHAASARVCERIAGRHGGRIYAAPHAGGALGLTLRLPLLGQATPSTR; encoded by the coding sequence ATGTATTCCACCAACCTGGGCCTGGGCATCGCCCTGGCCGTCGGACTGGGGCTCGCAGCGGTGCTGGCCTTTATCGTGTCGCTGTTCATCTCCAACGTGAAGGCTGGCAGGCTGGCGCGTGAAATGGCCGAGGAAGCGAAGCGCGAAGCGCGCCAGAAGATGAGCGAGAGCAGCGTGCAGGACCTTCGGCCGCTCATTGCCTCGCTGCGCGATTTCGAAGAAGGCACTGCAAGTCGGGAGGGCAGTTCCGATCGACCCATCCGTTTCGACATCCGGGTTCCACACGAGGTGGTGCCTGTGTTCGGCATCGAGGCCGAGCTGGAGGAACTGCTCTCCAAGGTAGCCAGGTATGCGGCGAACGTGATGTCGCCGGGAGCCACGCTGCAGGTTTCGGCGCGTGTGGAGAGCGGCCAGGCCGTGGTCCATTGGCGAGACCTCGATGCGGCCGACGCGAGCCCGCCGCTCGCGAGGTTCCTCGAGGCAACGCAGGCGGCCGCGCATGCCGCGAGCGCGCGGGTGTGCGAGCGCATTGCCGGGCGCCACGGCGGGCGCATCTACGCGGCGCCGCATGCGGGCGGCGCGCTGGGGCTCACGCTGCGGCTGCCGCTGCTTGGGCAGGCCACACCGTCGACGCGCTGA
- the ureG gene encoding urease accessory protein UreG produces MTSALHHIPHRTKKLPPLRVGIGGPVGSGKTTLLEMLCKAMRDKYDLIAITNDIYTKEDQRLLTVAGALPAERIMGVETGGCPHTAIREDASINLEAIDRMLEDFPDADVVFVESGGDNLAATFSPELSDLTIYVIDVAAGEKIPRKGGPGITKSDLFVINKTDLAPYVGANLDVMEQDTQRMRRQRPYVMTNLKTHTGVAEVVAFIEKRGMLTAA; encoded by the coding sequence ATGACCTCCGCCCTGCACCACATTCCCCATCGCACCAAGAAACTGCCGCCGTTGCGCGTGGGCATCGGCGGACCGGTCGGCTCGGGCAAGACCACGCTGCTCGAAATGCTTTGCAAGGCGATGCGCGACAAGTACGACCTGATCGCCATCACCAACGACATCTACACCAAGGAAGACCAGCGCCTGCTCACCGTGGCCGGCGCCCTGCCCGCCGAGCGCATCATGGGCGTGGAGACCGGCGGCTGCCCGCACACCGCCATCCGTGAAGACGCGTCGATCAACCTCGAGGCCATCGACCGCATGCTCGAGGACTTTCCCGATGCCGACGTGGTGTTCGTCGAATCGGGCGGCGACAACCTCGCGGCCACCTTCAGCCCCGAGTTGTCGGACCTGACGATCTACGTGATCGACGTGGCGGCAGGCGAGAAGATTCCGCGAAAGGGCGGGCCCGGCATCACCAAGAGCGACCTGTTCGTCATCAACAAGACCGACCTCGCCCCCTATGTCGGCGCGAACCTCGACGTGATGGAGCAGGACACGCAGCGCATGCGCCGGCAGCGCCCCTACGTGATGACCAACCTCAAGACCCACACCGGCGTGGCCGAGGTGGTGGCGTTCATCGAGAAGCGCGGAATGCTCACTGCGGCCTGA
- a CDS encoding urease accessory protein UreF, with protein MSDEETADTLGAQSLLQLIWLASPALPVGGFSYSEGVEAAVEWAGVDSEAKAIEWLSDQLHLSFARGDLALVAQAMPAWRAGDGERIRALNRWVLATRESAEFFLQTEQMGRSFVEWLKLHHADTAEVFADLPASYPVAFAFALSRTAATTHDGCLAFAFGWAENMVAAAVKAVPLGQSAGQRILARLAREIPAATNHAISLGEDERQAFAPLLAVLSARHETQYSRLFRS; from the coding sequence ATGTCCGACGAAGAGACCGCCGACACACTCGGCGCGCAAAGCCTTTTGCAGCTCATCTGGCTCGCCTCCCCGGCCCTGCCTGTGGGCGGTTTTTCCTATTCGGAGGGTGTGGAGGCGGCAGTGGAATGGGCCGGTGTCGATTCGGAAGCCAAGGCCATCGAATGGCTCTCCGACCAGTTGCACCTGAGCTTCGCGCGCGGCGACCTCGCGCTTGTGGCGCAAGCCATGCCGGCCTGGCGCGCGGGCGACGGGGAGCGCATCCGCGCGCTCAACCGCTGGGTCCTGGCCACGCGCGAATCGGCCGAGTTCTTCCTGCAGACCGAGCAGATGGGCCGCTCCTTCGTCGAGTGGCTCAAGCTGCACCACGCAGACACGGCCGAGGTCTTCGCGGACCTGCCCGCAAGCTACCCCGTGGCCTTCGCCTTCGCGCTGAGCCGCACCGCCGCCACCACACACGACGGCTGCCTGGCCTTCGCCTTCGGCTGGGCCGAGAACATGGTGGCGGCGGCGGTCAAGGCCGTGCCGCTGGGCCAGAGCGCGGGCCAGCGCATCCTGGCGCGGCTGGCGCGCGAAATTCCCGCTGCCACGAACCACGCCATCTCGCTGGGCGAGGATGAACGCCAGGCCTTTGCACCCCTGCTGGCGGTGTTGTCGGCCCGTCATGAAACACAATACTCGCGCCTCTTCAGAAGCTGA
- the ureE gene encoding urease accessory protein UreE produces the protein MLTANKLMPQGRGLAAVLLKRAATIELDWDVRQKSRFDATDSQGRQIGVFLPRGTAVRGGDVLVAEDGSLVRVIAAPQPVLRITHCTAHGTPFDLTRAAYHLGNRHVPIELKPDHLKIEPDHVLADMLRSMHLIVVAVEEAFEPEGGAYGSHEHSHGASHSHDHAHEHGHSHGKGPKPLVLAPELLDDHAGAHDHSH, from the coding sequence ATGCTCACCGCCAACAAACTCATGCCTCAAGGCCGCGGCCTTGCGGCCGTGCTGCTCAAGCGCGCCGCCACCATCGAACTCGACTGGGACGTGCGCCAGAAAAGCCGTTTCGACGCCACCGATTCGCAGGGCCGGCAGATCGGCGTGTTCCTGCCGCGCGGCACCGCCGTGCGCGGCGGCGACGTGCTGGTGGCCGAAGACGGCTCGCTGGTCCGTGTCATTGCAGCGCCGCAGCCGGTGCTGCGCATCACGCATTGCACGGCCCACGGCACACCGTTCGACCTGACGCGCGCGGCCTATCACCTGGGCAACCGGCATGTTCCGATCGAGCTCAAGCCCGACCACCTGAAGATCGAGCCCGATCACGTGCTGGCCGACATGCTGCGCTCGATGCACCTGATCGTCGTCGCGGTCGAGGAAGCCTTCGAGCCCGAAGGCGGCGCTTATGGGTCGCACGAGCATTCGCACGGGGCCAGCCACAGCCATGACCACGCGCACGAGCATGGACATTCGCATGGCAAGGGCCCCAAGCCCCTCGTGCTTGCACCGGAACTGCTCGACGACCACGCCGGTGCGCACGACCACTCGCACTGA
- the ureC gene encoding urease subunit alpha gives MATIGRRAYAEIFGPTVGDRVRLADTDLLIEVEADYTLRAGGYGEEVKFGGGKTIRDGMAQSQRTRAQGAVDTVLTNALILDHWGIVKADIGLKDGRIAAIGKAGNPDVQPGVDIVIGPGTEIISCEGNIVTAGGIDSHIHFICPQQIEEALASGVTTMLGGGTGPATGTFATTATPGPWHIERMLQAADAFPMNLGFLGKGNASLPDALHEQIEAGVMGLKLHEDWGTTPSAISNCLDVADATDTQVAIHSDTLNESGFVENTIAAVGGRSICAFHTEGAGGGHAPDILRVVGEENFLPSSTNPTMPYTVNTLDEHVDMLMVCHHLDAGIAEDLAFAESRIRKETIAAEDVLHDLGAISMFSSDSQAMGRVGEVVLRCWQTAHKMKLQRGWLPPAPGTGANSLDGNERNDNFRAKRYVAKYTINPAIAHGIAHEVGSLEVGKWADIVIWKPAFFGVKPFTLIKGGTIAMAAMGDPNASIPTPQPVHYRPMFGSYGGSLAKSSLTFVSQAGLAAGIKERYGLAKHLSAVKNIRNVRKKDLIHNGYTPKMEIDAQTYAVRADGHLLTCDPAVQLPLTQRYFLF, from the coding sequence ATGGCAACGATTGGAAGGCGTGCCTACGCCGAAATCTTCGGCCCCACCGTGGGCGACCGGGTCCGCCTCGCGGACACCGACCTGCTGATCGAGGTCGAGGCCGATTACACGCTGCGCGCAGGCGGCTACGGCGAAGAGGTGAAATTCGGCGGCGGCAAGACCATCCGCGACGGCATGGCGCAGTCGCAGCGCACCAGGGCGCAAGGCGCCGTCGACACTGTGCTGACCAACGCGCTGATCCTCGACCACTGGGGCATCGTGAAGGCCGACATCGGCCTGAAGGATGGCCGCATCGCCGCCATCGGCAAGGCCGGCAACCCCGACGTGCAGCCTGGTGTGGACATCGTCATCGGCCCAGGCACCGAGATCATCAGCTGCGAGGGCAACATCGTCACGGCCGGCGGCATCGACAGCCACATCCACTTCATCTGCCCGCAGCAGATCGAGGAAGCGCTCGCGTCCGGCGTGACCACCATGCTCGGCGGCGGCACCGGTCCGGCCACCGGCACCTTCGCGACCACCGCCACGCCCGGCCCGTGGCACATCGAGCGCATGCTGCAGGCTGCCGATGCCTTCCCCATGAACCTGGGCTTCCTGGGCAAGGGCAACGCCAGCCTGCCCGATGCCCTGCACGAGCAGATCGAGGCCGGTGTCATGGGCCTGAAGCTGCACGAAGACTGGGGCACCACGCCCTCGGCCATCAGCAACTGCCTGGACGTGGCCGACGCCACCGACACGCAGGTGGCGATCCACAGCGACACGCTCAACGAATCGGGCTTTGTCGAGAACACCATCGCGGCCGTGGGCGGCCGCTCGATCTGCGCGTTTCACACCGAAGGCGCGGGCGGCGGCCATGCACCCGACATCCTGCGCGTGGTGGGCGAGGAGAACTTCCTCCCCTCTTCCACCAACCCTACCATGCCCTACACCGTGAACACGCTCGACGAACACGTCGACATGCTCATGGTCTGCCACCACCTGGACGCCGGCATTGCCGAGGACCTGGCCTTTGCCGAGTCGCGCATCCGCAAGGAAACCATCGCCGCCGAAGACGTGCTGCATGACCTGGGCGCCATCAGCATGTTCAGCTCCGACAGCCAGGCCATGGGCCGCGTGGGCGAAGTGGTGCTGCGCTGCTGGCAGACCGCGCACAAGATGAAGCTGCAGCGCGGCTGGCTGCCACCAGCGCCCGGTACGGGTGCGAACTCGCTGGACGGCAACGAGCGCAACGACAATTTCCGTGCGAAGCGCTACGTGGCCAAGTACACGATCAACCCCGCCATTGCGCACGGCATCGCACACGAGGTGGGCTCGCTCGAGGTCGGCAAGTGGGCCGACATCGTGATCTGGAAACCCGCCTTCTTCGGCGTGAAGCCTTTCACCCTCATCAAGGGTGGCACCATCGCCATGGCTGCCATGGGCGACCCCAACGCGTCGATCCCCACGCCGCAGCCGGTGCACTACCGCCCGATGTTCGGCAGCTACGGCGGCTCGCTGGCCAAGAGTTCACTCACCTTCGTCTCGCAGGCCGGCCTGGCCGCGGGCATCAAGGAACGCTATGGCCTGGCGAAGCACCTCAGCGCGGTGAAGAACATCCGCAACGTGCGCAAGAAGGACCTGATCCACAACGGCTACACGCCGAAGATGGAAATCGACGCGCAGACCTATGCGGTGCGCGCCGACGGGCATCTGCTGACCTGCGACCCGGCAGTGCAGTTGCCGCTGACGCAGCGGTATTTCCTGTTCTGA
- a CDS encoding urease subunit beta, translating into MTPGELFTDEGEHTLNPGRRTLTLVVQNTADRPIQVGSHYHFAETNGALGFDREAARGMRLNIASGAAVRFEPGQQRTVELVDFSGDRIVYGFRGLVQGKL; encoded by the coding sequence ATGACCCCCGGCGAACTTTTCACCGACGAGGGCGAGCACACGCTCAACCCTGGCCGCCGCACGCTCACGCTGGTGGTGCAGAACACCGCCGACCGGCCGATCCAGGTCGGATCGCACTATCACTTTGCCGAAACCAATGGCGCGCTCGGCTTCGACCGCGAAGCCGCGCGCGGCATGCGGCTCAACATCGCTTCGGGCGCCGCCGTGCGCTTCGAGCCGGGCCAGCAGCGCACCGTCGAACTGGTCGACTTCTCGGGCGATCGCATCGTCTATGGCTTTCGCGGCCTCGTTCAAGGAAAACTCTAA
- a CDS encoding HupE/UreJ family protein yields MRHNASKTLALVALLLPFAASAHTGVDGGVHHGLVTGFMHPLTGADHLAAMVAVGLWSALAARRAWPDLLWAPLAFAGMLLVGALMGLAGVQLPAVEPMIAASLLVLGLLVAARIHLPAAVAAAVAGAFAIFHGVAHGHELAGEQGAALALAGMVGATVLLHLAGIAFGWALRHANAWLPRVAGAAVVALGATLLSQAV; encoded by the coding sequence ATGCGCCACAACGCTTCCAAGACCCTTGCCCTCGTCGCCCTGCTGCTGCCGTTCGCGGCCAGCGCCCACACCGGTGTCGACGGTGGCGTGCACCACGGCCTCGTCACCGGTTTCATGCACCCGCTCACAGGCGCCGACCATCTGGCGGCCATGGTCGCGGTCGGCCTCTGGAGTGCGCTGGCCGCGCGCCGCGCCTGGCCCGATCTGCTGTGGGCGCCGCTGGCCTTCGCGGGCATGCTGCTCGTGGGCGCGCTGATGGGGCTGGCGGGTGTGCAGTTGCCGGCCGTCGAACCGATGATCGCCGCCTCGCTGCTCGTGCTGGGCCTGCTGGTCGCCGCGCGCATCCACCTGCCGGCCGCGGTGGCCGCGGCGGTGGCCGGCGCGTTCGCCATCTTCCACGGCGTGGCGCACGGCCACGAACTCGCGGGCGAGCAGGGCGCGGCTTTGGCGCTGGCCGGCATGGTCGGCGCCACCGTGCTGCTGCACCTTGCGGGCATCGCGTTCGGGTGGGCGCTGCGCCATGCGAATGCCTGGCTGCCGCGCGTGGCGGGCGCCGCCGTGGTGGCGCTGGGCGCCACGCTGCTCTCGCAGGCCGTCTGA
- a CDS encoding ATP-binding protein, with product MHRNGVNPAETSTSPDDAPQRIVKVRRDYNSWVASETLEDYALRYTPQRFRKWSEWRVANTAFGAASFLVLEAVGATLLVQYGFANAFWAIVTTGLIIFLAGVPISVYAARYGVDMDLLTRGAGFGYIGSTLTSLIYASFTFIFFALEAAVMAYALELALGVPPVWGYLVCALVVIPLVTHGVSAISRLQLWTQPLWLVMLVVPFVFVLVRDPGAFAGIVHYNGSKASTKGFDLHLFGAALTVGIALITQMGEQADYLRFMPARTAVSARRWWAGVLAGGPGWVLLGVVKMLGGALLAYLAITHMVPVERAVDPNQMYLAAYEYVFPNYGWAVAATALFVVISQLKINVTNAYAGSLAWSNFFSRVAHSHPGRVVWVVFNALIAFMLMEMNVFEALGDVLGLFANIAIAWMMAVVADLVINKPLGLSPPGIEFKRAHLWDINPVGVGAMALASLLSITAHLGVFGPLAQAFSALIALGTALVVSPLLAWATGGKYYLARGSVAHGAVAFAPAAGPRAVRWARVEHDVHEDAAEGSYQRLKVQHCVICEREYEGPDMAHCPAYQGAICSLCCTLDARCGDLCKPHASLSAQWSSALRWLLPRFSWRYLDTGLGHFLLLMLIIVPVLAVVFGVLYQQELRALGEGVLQMASQSELAEALAGVQQSALRSGFLKAYMALLVIAGVVAWWLVLAHQSRRVAQEESNRQTHLLMREIELHRATDRALQSAKQTADEAREVAEHAKLAAEQARRAADQANQAKSRYISAISHELRTPLNSILGYAQLMGEDQSVPPHRQQAVAVIKRGGEHLLSLIEGTLAIAHIEAGKLTLHARPMRFADTLRELADMFELQAAEKGLRFRFEAAGALPEVVRADEKRVCQILINLLGNAIKFTAAGEVTLRLSYAREFASVEIEDTGPGMTAEDIERIFEPFARGDAAAASTPGAGLGLTIAKMLTDLMGGEMKVRSTPGQGSLFCVRLFLPRVHETAGASGRPAPVQRARRGYEGPRRRLLVVDNEEADRDLLGHVLAPLGFELRTAASGHDALDLIAAGYRPDAMFVDLAMPGIDGWETIRRARKLGLADACVAIVSANAFDKGLENDVGIAPEDFFVKPVRHTELLDWLERRLGLQWTDTAAKPAPATAPRAMQAPSLSRLRALDEAVSLGYFRGIMNQLDEIDTEQPECLAWTEAQRVLARQFQFEAMGRALAAAVSAA from the coding sequence ATGCACCGAAACGGTGTGAACCCCGCCGAGACTTCCACCAGCCCCGACGACGCGCCCCAGCGCATCGTCAAGGTGCGGCGCGACTACAACAGCTGGGTGGCGAGCGAAACGCTCGAGGACTACGCGCTGCGCTACACCCCGCAGCGCTTTCGCAAGTGGTCCGAATGGCGCGTGGCCAACACGGCTTTCGGGGCGGCGTCGTTCCTGGTGCTGGAGGCGGTGGGCGCCACTCTGCTGGTGCAATACGGCTTCGCCAATGCGTTCTGGGCCATCGTGACCACGGGGCTCATCATCTTCCTGGCGGGCGTGCCGATCAGCGTGTATGCCGCGCGCTACGGTGTCGACATGGACCTGCTCACGCGCGGCGCGGGCTTCGGCTACATCGGCTCCACGCTCACCTCGCTCATCTACGCGTCGTTCACCTTCATCTTCTTCGCGCTCGAGGCGGCGGTGATGGCCTACGCGCTCGAGCTCGCACTCGGCGTGCCGCCGGTCTGGGGCTACCTGGTGTGCGCGCTGGTGGTGATTCCGCTGGTCACCCACGGGGTTTCGGCCATCAGCCGGCTTCAACTGTGGACGCAGCCGCTCTGGCTGGTGATGCTGGTGGTGCCTTTCGTCTTTGTGCTGGTGCGCGATCCTGGTGCGTTTGCGGGCATCGTGCACTACAACGGGTCGAAGGCGAGCACCAAGGGTTTCGATCTGCACCTGTTTGGCGCTGCGCTGACGGTCGGCATCGCGTTGATCACCCAGATGGGGGAACAGGCCGACTACCTGCGCTTCATGCCCGCGCGCACCGCCGTGAGCGCCCGGCGCTGGTGGGCCGGGGTGCTGGCCGGCGGGCCGGGGTGGGTGCTGCTGGGCGTGGTCAAGATGCTGGGCGGCGCGCTCTTGGCGTACCTGGCGATCACGCACATGGTGCCGGTCGAGCGCGCGGTCGACCCGAACCAGATGTACCTTGCGGCCTATGAGTACGTATTCCCGAACTATGGCTGGGCCGTGGCTGCGACCGCGCTGTTCGTGGTGATTTCGCAGCTCAAGATCAACGTGACCAACGCCTATGCGGGCTCGCTGGCCTGGAGCAACTTTTTCTCGCGCGTGGCGCACAGCCATCCGGGACGCGTGGTGTGGGTGGTGTTCAACGCGCTCATCGCCTTCATGCTGATGGAGATGAACGTGTTCGAGGCGCTGGGCGACGTGCTCGGCCTCTTCGCCAACATCGCCATCGCCTGGATGATGGCGGTGGTGGCCGACCTGGTCATCAACAAGCCGCTGGGCCTGTCGCCGCCCGGCATCGAGTTCAAGCGGGCGCATCTGTGGGACATCAACCCGGTGGGGGTCGGGGCGATGGCGCTGGCCTCGCTGCTGTCCATCACCGCCCATCTCGGCGTCTTCGGCCCGCTGGCGCAGGCGTTCTCGGCTCTCATCGCGCTCGGTACGGCACTGGTGGTGTCGCCGCTGCTGGCATGGGCCACGGGCGGCAAGTACTACCTGGCGCGAGGTTCGGTGGCCCATGGCGCGGTCGCCTTTGCGCCCGCAGCGGGCCCGCGCGCGGTTCGCTGGGCGCGGGTCGAGCACGACGTGCATGAGGACGCAGCGGAGGGCAGCTACCAGCGCCTCAAGGTGCAGCACTGCGTGATCTGCGAGCGCGAGTACGAAGGTCCCGACATGGCCCATTGCCCGGCCTACCAGGGCGCGATCTGCTCGCTGTGCTGCACGCTCGATGCGCGCTGCGGCGACCTGTGCAAGCCCCATGCGAGCCTCTCGGCGCAATGGTCGTCGGCGCTGCGCTGGCTGCTGCCGCGCTTCAGCTGGCGCTATCTCGACACCGGGCTGGGCCATTTCCTGTTGCTGATGCTGATCATCGTGCCGGTACTGGCGGTGGTGTTCGGTGTGCTCTACCAGCAGGAGCTGCGCGCATTGGGCGAGGGCGTGCTGCAGATGGCGTCGCAATCGGAACTGGCCGAAGCCTTGGCGGGCGTGCAGCAGTCGGCGTTGCGCTCGGGCTTTCTCAAGGCGTACATGGCGCTGCTGGTGATCGCGGGCGTGGTGGCCTGGTGGCTGGTGCTGGCGCACCAGAGCCGCAGGGTCGCGCAGGAAGAATCAAACCGCCAGACCCATCTGCTGATGCGCGAAATCGAGTTGCACCGCGCCACCGACCGCGCGCTGCAGTCTGCCAAGCAGACCGCGGATGAGGCGCGCGAAGTTGCCGAGCACGCCAAGCTCGCAGCCGAGCAGGCGCGGCGCGCCGCCGACCAGGCCAACCAGGCCAAGAGCCGGTACATCAGCGCCATCAGCCACGAGCTGCGCACGCCGCTCAACAGCATCCTGGGCTACGCGCAGCTGATGGGCGAAGACCAGTCCGTGCCGCCCCACCGCCAGCAAGCCGTGGCGGTGATCAAGCGCGGCGGCGAGCACCTGCTGTCGCTCATCGAGGGCACGCTGGCCATTGCCCACATCGAGGCCGGCAAGCTCACGTTGCATGCGAGGCCGATGCGCTTTGCCGACACCTTGCGCGAGCTGGCCGACATGTTCGAGCTGCAGGCGGCCGAAAAGGGGCTGCGGTTTCGCTTCGAGGCGGCGGGTGCATTGCCCGAGGTGGTGCGCGCCGACGAGAAGCGGGTGTGCCAGATCCTCATCAACCTGCTGGGCAACGCCATCAAGTTCACGGCCGCGGGCGAGGTGACGCTGCGGCTTTCGTATGCACGGGAGTTCGCCTCGGTCGAGATCGAGGACACCGGGCCCGGCATGACGGCCGAAGACATCGAACGCATCTTCGAGCCCTTTGCGCGCGGCGATGCGGCCGCGGCGTCCACGCCCGGCGCGGGGCTGGGCCTCACCATCGCCAAGATGCTGACCGACCTCATGGGCGGCGAGATGAAGGTGCGCAGCACGCCTGGGCAAGGCTCGCTGTTCTGCGTACGGCTCTTCCTGCCGCGGGTGCACGAGACCGCGGGCGCCTCGGGCCGGCCGGCTCCGGTGCAGCGCGCGCGGCGCGGCTACGAAGGCCCTCGCCGTCGGCTGCTGGTGGTCGACAACGAGGAGGCCGACCGCGACCTGCTCGGCCATGTGCTGGCGCCGCTCGGCTTCGAGCTGCGCACCGCCGCCAGCGGCCACGACGCGCTCGACCTCATCGCGGCCGGCTACCGGCCCGATGCGATGTTCGTCGACCTTGCCATGCCGGGCATCGATGGCTGGGAGACGATTCGCCGCGCGCGCAAGCTCGGCCTCGCCGATGCCTGCGTGGCCATCGTGTCGGCCAATGCTTTCGACAAGGGCCTCGAGAATGACGTGGGCATTGCGCCCGAAGATTTCTTCGTCAAGCCGGTGCGCCATACGGAACTGCTCGACTGGCTCGAACGTCGCCTCGGCCTGCAATGGACCGACACCGCCGCCAAGCCGGCCCCCGCCACCGCGCCACGCGCCATGCAGGCGCCTTCGCTGTCGAGGCTGCGCGCCCTCGACGAAGCGGTGAGCCTGGGCTATTTTCGCGGCATCATGAACCAGCTCGACGAAATCGACACCGAACAACCCGAATGCCTCGCCTGGACCGAGGCGCAGCGCGTGCTCGCGCGCCAGTTCCAGTTCGAGGCCATGGGCCGTGCGCTTGCCGCCGCAGTCAGCGCGGCCTGA